Within Spinacia oleracea cultivar Varoflay chromosome 4, BTI_SOV_V1, whole genome shotgun sequence, the genomic segment AAAAGAGTCCACTTACACTACTTGGGCCCAAATACTACTATCATAAATACCTTCCTTGGAGGTAAGAGAAAGAGAGGTCAAAACTCTCACAAAAGTGAAAAGACTCATTCTTCCTACATACTCTCTCCCATACATACTCTCAAATATACATTGTTTATACACTAACTTGggcgtcggaggctccgcctcgaGTTCAATCTCGAGGGCCCGGAGTTTATCTTGCAGGACTGTACACGACCCGGAGCAAGACCGAGACGCTCACATCATCATCGAGGTAACCATGCATAAATACCCGAAACAAGAACTATACAACCTATTACGTctaaatcaaatatttaatagTATTGTGTTGAAAGCTATTGGTGCACTACAATAGAATGCCTGCTACTAGTTCGAGTTTACGAAACAAGTTTAAAACACCAAGACAttattgctaaaaaaaaaaaaaaacccctcaCTAAAACTCAATTCGTTCTTGAGACATCAATCCTTAATTACATCGAGGATTAAGAACTGTACCCATGAAAAGTATAGCACCAGAAAAGTCTTCCCTAATCATGAACATAAAGGGATGATCAGCAACGAATTCCACAGGTGGTGTAACACGGCGGCTACATCAGTATCCTGACATGATAACGCTAGCACATGCAGCCTCTGTCCCTTTTTCATTTGTTTCAATACGACACTTTTGAAACATCTCCAAAACATATAACAGCTCACCGACTTCCGGCGAGTCAACAATCCCGGTAATGCTCGTCAACTTATTTTTCTTAACATATGCGCAAATAAtaactgtaaagatcatttgactgaacttatatcatctgaacttaactgaacttatctgaacttattttatctgaaataaatttatttgtgtgtgaaaacatttgaaaaaaacttatttttgctgaacttatattatctgaaattatctgaacttaacttaacttaacttatctaaacttattttttctgaaataaatcaaaataagttgaacagaacagagtctaaaaattgaaaaaaaacttGGATGTGATATCTTATATATGGTCGGGCAGGTAGATGTGACCATGCAAGGTGGGGTGGGCGGTATGATCCAAATAATCCACCACATACCCACCACCAATGGCAGATTGAAGACATATTTATGATAGGTCTCGTGTTCAAATTGTAATTTTATTGGATAGCATGACTTTTGATATCCATATTCACCCTTTTGATATCCATATGCGAAATCACAAATTTGTATCCACCTACCATCGTAAATACGAAGTAGAAGGTTGCTTTTCGCGCCAGATCAAAAGAGAGAACATCGATGAATTaagaaattataaatttaagacaAAGTAGGATAAAATGCAACGAGTCTGGATCCTCTacagttttaataaaactttacaaggtagagttgtatctaaaccatacattttaaaattaatggctcatattgatgagaaaaaatagggggaattttggaaagataatatatgaaccgttgatttttcattcaatggttgatatgttcaaactctaccttgtagagttattttagaactctagaggatccaaggAAATTAAAATCAGGCGCAATAAATAAGGGTCTTGATATTCAAAGACTTAAGAATTAAACAATTTGTACCTTGAAACAAAAGGCAGAACATGAGTTGTATACACTTCTATAGTTCTACCTCTAGCCCTTTAATCAACTACCTAATGTTGAAAAAGTCCGTCAAAATTTCCCTAAATATATCGGTGTACCAAATATTCATAACAATAAAGGACTAACTCAACAACACAAATTATTATTTAagagtggtgtacaataaatattgtactacagagtaaaagttaaatcaaaatgcttaaaaattattccttcaaaatcactagtaatacataaaattaatcatttattcttttcttttcataatataaaagttaatcaaaacatattaaacgTTACACAAAAAAGAAGGTTAAAAGTCATCCTGATGTACACCTTATGCGTGTAAGACCTTTTGACTCGACAAAGAAGTACTCAGCATCGTGCCAACAGAAACAACACCACCAGAGAAATCTTCTCGAATCATAAACATAAACGGATTTTCAGCAACAAAATTCACCTTAGATGGTAACACAGGAGAACAACGATGTGAAGGACCGCAGAGACTTGTGTATGTCACAACAGAGAAAGATGTTCCTCCCTCACTAGTTTCGATACGAGACTTCTGAGTAATATCTGTGACATACAGTAATTCTGAAACAGGGGAATCAAGAATTTTTATGAGCTCCATTTTACCAGCCTTAAATGGGAATGTCAACCCTAATTGATCCATGGTATTTGACAACATAACTTCACTTTCAAGATCGAATTTTGggattaatatttttgaaatttcCTCCTTTTGTTCTTTATTGATTTGCATCTGGAAAACTTTCCCATTCACCTTCATTCCCTCTATGAGTTCTAGAAGGTTTTTTTTTCCAtaagaataattttttgtttcagaTGGAACAAAGATGTACATGGAGAAGCTTCTAGAGTCTTTACCTTCTGCAGGGTTGCCTTGTTTGTACGGCATCCTTGTTTGTACGGCATCCTAAGAACTTCTGAACCATCAAAACTTCCACAGTAATGCAGTAATGGCTGTGTTTTGGACAAATCAACAATTTCATATGAACTCTCGAACTTAAAATGTAATGCATTCGCCAATACCATAACTGTGTCGTTGTAGTACGACGTTTCTTGTAGAATATTTTTTATCATCCCTTTCGTTTTTGTTCTTCCCCATAAGTCGATTTCCTCCTTCACTTCATCAGTCTTCAAAACACAGTCGCATTATCAAGTAATTCATAAGCAATAATAGTGGGAAAAGTATATTTATTGGGTAAAAACTAGACCCGATCATCATGAGCCTGGCTTGAAAAATAGCAGATTTTGGGCAAAAAATTCAGACCCGTTTTCGGGCCCGGAAGTGGGTTTTAGGCAACTCAAAATTGAAACTCTAGGGTCCGTTTggtatcgttttttgtttccagttttctgttttttacaaaactaaaaccaaaatatgaaaaccacaaaaagtagtttccatttttttttttcaattttcaaaatcaacgtgattactataagtatgactaatttttagttcatgattcaatATAAATCATATGACTTTCAAAACCAAGAACTGGAAACTACAGTGACACCAAACGAACCCTTAGTTGTAAATTTGGCCTAACTAAAAAATGGCCCGAAATCCCGCTGACCCGAATTAGTGGGTTTGGATAGAAAATTTCGGCCCAAAACCCGACCTAATAGACCGAAATGCTAAGGCATGGCCCGACCCGAGTTGcattttgatcaggtctaggaAAAACATTcttatgttttttttgttttaagcaTACCTTGTAAAGGAAATCAACACTCTTAACATCAGCTTCATGAACACTATCAAGCACCTCTTTATACGACCGCATTAATGGATATTCCCTGTCAACCCAAACGCCATTACTGAATGAGATTTCAGCTCCATCTCCTCCAACCTTGAATAATGGCCTTACAACATCGATAAGCTTCGTCGCAGACTTGTTTAAATTCTCCTCTTTCAAACCCAGAACATCAAGAAACTGATCAAGGGTTTGTCCTTTAGAACCAGGAACTAGCATGTTTAGTACAGCACTCGTTGAAACAGGGGAGCATAACAGATTCTCTTGTGGTGTTCTTTTTAATCCATGAAGCAAAGATTGTTTGGCTAAATCGAAGCTGAAATCGTGATCATGAGGTAATTTCTTGTTTAAATCTTTGCAAGTTATGCTAGGTAGACTGGTAGTGTAACTGTGCTGCTGTTGCTGCCTGAATGTATTTGTACTGGGAATTCCCTGCATTGTTTTTGTTACCTCAGTGAAAAATCAAACTCTAAATTGGTATGTTTAACGCGAAAAGAATAAACGTGTAAAAAGTCAAACGTAAAAaccaaaaagaaacggagggaataataagtttgttaaaaaaataataactattcgactcataaatttaactattttgtctttataccttaactattttgttattcaattagttatgattttattacttttagttatgttttacactagtttagttagtaccaaaaaaaatggtctaaccgttaggcgttcttacacaaaagtttatGCATTTCTATAAGAGCAACTCTAATGGTTGCAGTTTACCATTAAAGATGCTATAATAATCCATCATCTCATAATCTATACTAATGAAGTCTTGGCCTAGTTGCTAAGACTGAAGGCCTGTATACTATAGTTTTCAGGTTCAAATTCCCGCCcccatttataatttgtattgCCCTTGTGACTCATTTAcatcaacaaaaaataaaattctatacTTTTTTTGGTATTAAATTGAGAGTGAAGGAtaactcagttggttagagcttttaTCCTGGTTCTACATGATattgggatcgattctcatctcCGCCCTTGTGACTCATTTGCacccaaaaaaaagaacatttagtaAATAAATTGAATCATACGGATAATCAAATTTTGTGACCCATTTTTTGGTTATTGTTAAAGATGGCATTGAGGGAAATTTGTTCTGGTCATCCTAGAAACAGAACTTTACATAGACTTTTTATCATATCATCTAAATTGAAGTAATTACAATACTAAACACGAAATTTATATCATACTAGATTTGAAGAATATATAACATTCTTTCAAAGAATTTGAAGAATATAACTTACAAATTCAAATTGTGAAAACACATCATAAACcaacaattaaataattttcTAGTAAATAATTGAATTCAGAGTATAACAAAGAAAagcttaaataaaaaaaaaaaaattgaactttgTTTAAAGTTTTAACTAACCTCACTTGAAATTCTCAAGAGTCGATGGTAGGCGAAgttgttgaggagagagaaagcaggTCTAGTGCAGAAAGCTCTTGCTAATGGTAGTAATCTTGAAGAAGAATTAGAGACAGAAATTGCTAATTTACCCATCATTCAATTCTAACTtagtccttttttttttttttagtgtaaTTCTTTTTTCTAATTTGCAGAAGTAAAAAGTTCATCAAAATTCttgctttcttgtatttttatctatttttattgtACTTGATTTTGGGGATTTCTTCTTCCGCAATCCACCAcgattttctttttttcttttttggtgtTATATTCCACAAATGTTTGGTTTAACTTAAGTTCACAAAAACTAAGTTTatttcatccaaaattaaataaaataagtttatttcaccaaaaattaaataaaataataggaTTAGTTTGTATTAATATAAATTCATACAATACAAGTCAAATCGATCAGACCCTTTGTTTATCACTCATACGCTAATCGGAAAATGTGTCGGGTCTGGTCGTGTTTGTGTGTGACTCGTGTCAATTTCATGTTGTtcataaaatttatcaaaactaTCTAAAAAGTGAAATAATTGCATAATATTATTCATTAATATTCTTGCTATCTAAAACCACTAATTATTATTCATTAATTAGGCATAAATATCATAGTAATGCGAagtacattaaaaaaaacaataaatgaTTGATGACAGAAAGCCCAAGGGTGAAGATTAACGAGCGAAGTATATCAAGTGGCATTTTCGCAAATAAATTGTCAAAATATACAGCATGaatattaaatactccatataaAGTCTCTTCTATAacaaattattttcttttatttttattttattttaaaataacaattataacTCTTAGGAAGTATATTATTTTTAACATATTTACAAAAATACCCCCGATATGCATATTTTGTTAATCTTGAAGATTATTCAGGAATTTCTCCAGAAAGTGTCATCAGTAAGATATACCTGCAGATGTTTAGGAGCAACAGCAGGAGAAGAAGACCCTGTAAGTAGTTTGCACAACAAACTGCATTAGCACCACATAGAAACTGTTTCACAGGAAAAGTAAACCAAACAATTCTGAATCTTTTACACTTTAGATTACTAATAAAAGAGTAAATACAGTACTGTAAAGTGCAAATTCTTCCCATAAACTAGGGTTAGTAACTAAATTACCATCAGCTAACCTTTCATATATACACCAGGTTGAAGCTTTACAAACATAATTAACCAAATAGAAGATTAGTACATAACATGTTCTTCACAACCATGAGGAACTAACTTCTTCCTGAAATTTAAGCTCATGTGTCTTCACCTTTAACTTCAATGTCTCTATATGAGCATCATACTGTAAAAAAAACTTTCCAAATCCGGAAATCATAACTTCAAGTTCACTAATCTCAGCTTTTCTGTATGTTTCATCGCGAGGCTTGAGTTTTAATGTCTGCAACTTAGCAAGTATTAAGTCGAGTTTTCTTACTTCACTTTTTGCACGCAGATTTTCATGACATGCTTCTTCATACCGACACCTGTCTGCTGCGCTTTCTGAACTGACAGCAACTTTCTCGAGGTGGTGTAGACGAGCAAGGAGGAAGCCGACATTCATTCCAAGAGTTTCATAGGTTTTCAAGGATTCATCCCATAATGCATAGTTATGGAGGAAAGTGGACAGCTCACAAGTGGTTAATGCATCGGTTATGTTAACAATGTCGAATATTATTCTTCTAATCACACCAATAATGACCTGATTAGTCAACCTTGGATTGATTAGTACGGATAAACGAGCATGAAGGAATTCTTTCTGGTTGCAACAGAGTTCGTAGTAACCATGCATGGCGTAGTAAGGAAGCTTCTGGTTCTGAATCAACTCGTTCATGACAGATTTAAATTCTTCAAAGCTGTTAATATTACTGAAAATCATCTTTTCATGGAGTAAAACGGTGGAAACTTCAGTGTTTCTGGGATTGAGCCTTGCACTCTTCCTACGGTTGTGTTCTCTTTGATTTACTTCCCTTCTATCCACAGTTTGTTGCTTGCTATCTGGTTTACCTGAAACGCTCTGCTGTACATGACCGAGTAATTCGAGAAGATGAACAGGGAGATTGACTTCGCTTGCATTTGCTCTTATGATATATACCTATAGAGGAATAGAGTTCAATATTAAATAAGTAGAAAGCAAAATACAATATAAGTACAACATATTGTAAATATTCTCTATCAGTAAAATTATATGCAAGTCTCTTTATCCTACAAAAAGTAATACCAGTACCTATGTAACTCGGACTCGAAAACCCATATCGGACACGGGTACGTGTCAAAGTGTCCGACACaactattttgtgaaaaaattgcATGATTTTAGTGGGCGGGCCAAGCCATGTTAACAATCTTGATGGGATGAGACGGGCCAAGATTAAATGGCTGAGCCCGTTTAAGAGCCCTGCTCACTAATAAAAATAAAGGGCTGAGTCCGTTTTGAAAAGGGCTGGATTCGGGCTTTTAATGGGCCCCCAGCGCATTGAACAGGTTTAGTCCATACCCATGTCCGAGTGTCAAGGATCTGACATGTATTTGAGCGTAAAATAAAGAGTTCGGGTAACAAAGACGAGTACCTTGAATTTGGTAACTTCAACTAAGTGGAAAACAACAGCATCCCCTGCTTCCAATTCCTTATCCAACGGAAACCTTTTCCAGCAGCCACCACCGAATCTTAAATACCGAGCCAGATAATTAGCTTCATACTGTTCTCCGGTTTCTGTCTGGAACACCAACGTAGTATCTTTCTGTGGTAAATGCGCCCTACAAAATGGCGTAGGAGGTGACTGCGACCCCACCAAAAGCATCTAGTAAGAAACACCTCAAGataaaaaatatagtacttgAAAAAAAAGGCCTAAAACATGATTCGAAATACTGACCAAAATGAAACAACTAGAAGAAGTGCATGATTTTGGCAACCACTTCACTGTAACTGGGATATCTGGATGTTCAACAATCAGGTTTGACAAACTTCTTTTAGATTGAGTCATATCGCATTTCTGTCCAAGCAATGAACTTTAATAAGATCATGGGACTGTTATAAGACTTGTAATTATCTCATTAACGAAAAAGATGAAGAAAAGATGACCAAATTGGTGGACATATCATTGCTTAAATTACAGCTGAATGATATCAAATGATAACAGATAATGGTTTCACCAATTAGAGAAGTTTCTTCAACAAAAAAAGATGTTGGCAATGCTAAAAGGGTATAGAAGACACTCAAAAGTCATACCAACCTGAAATGTATTAAGAATATGAGGAGACAGATTGACTTCGTTTGCAGAATTCACCCGTATGAAGTATACCTATAAAAGAATAGAGTTTATTGTTCACAACTAAGAAAAATATAGATAATATAGAATCTGTTGATCTCTTAGAATTTGTTTAGCCTACTTATCCAATATTtaaaccattcttagaaatCTTATGAGATATTAAGTTGAATTTACGAGGGAAAAGGTCGTTATTATCACAATCAAGAACCTAATCCATTACTCTCGTAATCTCCTAAAGAACCTCAACTAAATTAAAATCACCATTTAACCTATATTATGTGAAGAACATGGTATCAAGAAAGGATTTacagtacaatttttttttatcaatgtaGGGAAAGCACAAAACAGAAAAACTTATTGAACCAAAACACAAATTTTCTACACCTTAATCTCAATTACTATGCATAAACGTAATGCCTAATTGTCAAGAAATGAAATACTGACAATCTTATTCGTGACTAAGATGAACAAGCTCCAAAGCATCAATGTGCAGAACCAACAAGAAAATACAAATCAAACATAACTTGCATATATCAACAACTACCTTAAATTTGGCAGCCTCAACTAAATGGAAAACAATCACATCTCCTTCTTCCAATCTCATATTTGTTGCAAACATGTGCCACCCATCACTGAGTTTGCAAGATCGAGGCAGATACTTGGTTGTGTATTGTTCTCCGGTTTCTATCTCGAGCACCATATCAGTTTCTATCACGGGTAAATGCACGCTACAATATTGCTCAGGAAGTATCTGTCACCCCATCAAAAGAAACAAACAGGACCGAAAACAGCTCAAGATAAATAAGGGAGTAGTAGTTTGTCACATACCTAATTAAAAATCTGAAGCATGATTTGAAATACTAACCAAACTACAACCATGAGAAACGTTCCATTTCTTCAACCCTTGCAAGGTAAGTGGATGTTTAAAATCCAGCTCTGATTGAATGTTTTTAGCATGAACCAAATTACTTTTCCCTAAGACCTGTCCAAGATTTTAATTTCCTTGAGATCAGGGATTAGCATCGTAAATTTCTCATCAACAAAATCAAATTAATAACAATGTGCAAAAATTTGGCAGATGTAATTATTTTTGCTACTGAAAGGGTTCAGAAGAAACTCATA encodes:
- the LOC110801772 gene encoding B3 domain-containing protein Os01g0234100 isoform X1, translating into MRNPGKQKEVKAENFNNNSTKQKKLWAEKIRRKYMRLSRVLRKCNSIQATKIQSKLNVEHPATVKVMVKSNVSGGFFLRLPPPFCRAHLPVKNRTVMVLETDTGERYEANYLPQYCGLSGGWKRFAIVMKLEEGDTVVFQLVEPAKFKVYFIRVNSTNEVHLPFHLLNLVNRVESGVSRKAGKNQKSFYRSEEVHQNYLQGKQKDFGTEKIRRKDLLVPQVLGKSNLVHAKNIQSELDFKHPLTLQGLKKWNVSHGCSLILPEQYCSVHLPVIETDMVLEIETGEQYTTKYLPRSCKLSDGWHMFATNMRLEEGDVIVFHLVEAAKFKVYFIRVNSANEVNLSPHILNTFQKCDMTQSKRSLSNLIVEHPDIPVTVKWLPKSCTSSSCFILSPPTPFCRAHLPQKDTTLVFQTETGEQYEANYLARYLRFGGGCWKRFPLDKELEAGDAVVFHLVEVTKFKVYIIRANASEVNLPVHLLELLGHVQQSVSGKPDSKQQTVDRREVNQREHNRRKSARLNPRNTEVSTVLLHEKMIFSNINSFEEFKSVMNELIQNQKLPYYAMHGYYELCCNQKEFLHARLSVLINPRLTNQVIIGVIRRIIFDIVNITDALTTCELSTFLHNYALWDESLKTYETLGMNVGFLLARLHHLEKVAVSSESAADRCRYEEACHENLRAKSEVRKLDLILAKLQTLKLKPRDETYRKAEISELEVMISGFGKFFLQYDAHIETLKLKVKTHELKFQEEVSSSWL
- the LOC110801772 gene encoding uncharacterized protein isoform X3, which produces MRNPGKQKEVKAENFNNNSTKQKKLWAEKIRRKYMRLSRRLPPPFCRAHLPVKNRTVMVLETDTGERYEANYLPQYCGLSGGWKRFAIVMKLEEGDTVVFQLVEPAKFKVYFIRVNSTNEVHLPFHLLNLVNRVESGVSRKAGKNQKSFYRSEEVHQNYLQGKQKDFGTEKIRRKDLLVPQVLGKSNLVHAKNIQSELDFKHPLTLQGLKKWNVSHGCSLILPEQYCSVHLPVIETDMVLEIETGEQYTTKYLPRSCKLSDGWHMFATNMRLEEGDVIVFHLVEAAKFKVYFIRVNSANEVNLSPHILNTFQKCDMTQSKRSLSNLIVEHPDIPVTVKWLPKSCTSSSCFILSPPTPFCRAHLPQKDTTLVFQTETGEQYEANYLARYLRFGGGCWKRFPLDKELEAGDAVVFHLVEVTKFKVYIIRANASEVNLPVHLLELLGHVQQSVSGKPDSKQQTVDRREVNQREHNRRKSARLNPRNTEVSTVLLHEKMIFSNINSFEEFKSVMNELIQNQKLPYYAMHGYYELCCNQKEFLHARLSVLINPRLTNQVIIGVIRRIIFDIVNITDALTTCELSTFLHNYALWDESLKTYETLGMNVGFLLARLHHLEKVAVSSESAADRCRYEEACHENLRAKSEVRKLDLILAKLQTLKLKPRDETYRKAEISELEVMISGFGKFFLQYDAHIETLKLKVKTHELKFQEEVSSSWL
- the LOC110801772 gene encoding B3 domain-containing protein Os01g0234100 isoform X4 gives rise to the protein MRNPGKQKEVKAENFNNNSTKQKKLWAEKIRRKYMRLSRVLRKCNSIQATKIQSKLNVEHPATVKVMVKSNVSGGFFLRLPPPFCRAHLPVKNRTVMVLETDTGERYEANYLPQYCGLSGGWKRFAIVMKLEEGDTVVFQLVEPAKFKVYFIRVNSTNEVHLPFHLLNLVNRVESGVSRKAGKNQKSFYRSEEVHQNYLQGKQKDFGTEKIRRKDLLVPQVLGKSNLVHAKNIQSELDFKHPLTLQGLKKWNVSHGCSLILPEQYCSVHLPVIETDMVLEIETGEQYTTKYLPRSCKLSDGWHMFATNMRLEEGDVIVFHLVEAAKFKVYFIRVNSANEVNLSPHILNTFQSPPTPFCRAHLPQKDTTLVFQTETGEQYEANYLARYLRFGGGCWKRFPLDKELEAGDAVVFHLVEVTKFKVYIIRANASEVNLPVHLLELLGHVQQSVSGKPDSKQQTVDRREVNQREHNRRKSARLNPRNTEVSTVLLHEKMIFSNINSFEEFKSVMNELIQNQKLPYYAMHGYYELCCNQKEFLHARLSVLINPRLTNQVIIGVIRRIIFDIVNITDALTTCELSTFLHNYALWDESLKTYETLGMNVGFLLARLHHLEKVAVSSESAADRCRYEEACHENLRAKSEVRKLDLILAKLQTLKLKPRDETYRKAEISELEVMISGFGKFFLQYDAHIETLKLKVKTHELKFQEEVSSSWL
- the LOC110801772 gene encoding B3 domain-containing protein Os01g0234100 isoform X5, with protein sequence MRLSRRLPPPFCRAHLPVKNRTVMVLETDTGERYEANYLPQYCGLSGGWKRFAIVMKLEEGDTVVFQLVEPAKFKVYFIRVNSTNEVHLPFHLLNLVNRVESGVSRKAGKNQKSFYRSEEVHQNYLQGKQKDFGTEKIRRKDLLVPQVLGKSNLVHAKNIQSELDFKHPLTLQGLKKWNVSHGCSLILPEQYCSVHLPVIETDMVLEIETGEQYTTKYLPRSCKLSDGWHMFATNMRLEEGDVIVFHLVEAAKFKVYFIRVNSANEVNLSPHILNTFQKCDMTQSKRSLSNLIVEHPDIPVTVKWLPKSCTSSSCFILSPPTPFCRAHLPQKDTTLVFQTETGEQYEANYLARYLRFGGGCWKRFPLDKELEAGDAVVFHLVEVTKFKVYIIRANASEVNLPVHLLELLGHVQQSVSGKPDSKQQTVDRREVNQREHNRRKSARLNPRNTEVSTVLLHEKMIFSNINSFEEFKSVMNELIQNQKLPYYAMHGYYELCCNQKEFLHARLSVLINPRLTNQVIIGVIRRIIFDIVNITDALTTCELSTFLHNYALWDESLKTYETLGMNVGFLLARLHHLEKVAVSSESAADRCRYEEACHENLRAKSEVRKLDLILAKLQTLKLKPRDETYRKAEISELEVMISGFGKFFLQYDAHIETLKLKVKTHELKFQEEVSSSWL
- the LOC110801772 gene encoding uncharacterized protein isoform X2, translating into MRLSRVLRKCNSIQATKIQSKLNVEHPATVKVMVKSNVSGGFFLRLPPPFCRAHLPVKNRTVMVLETDTGERYEANYLPQYCGLSGGWKRFAIVMKLEEGDTVVFQLVEPAKFKVYFIRVNSTNEVHLPFHLLNLVNRVESGVSRKAGKNQKSFYRSEEVHQNYLQGKQKDFGTEKIRRKDLLVPQVLGKSNLVHAKNIQSELDFKHPLTLQGLKKWNVSHGCSLILPEQYCSVHLPVIETDMVLEIETGEQYTTKYLPRSCKLSDGWHMFATNMRLEEGDVIVFHLVEAAKFKVYFIRVNSANEVNLSPHILNTFQKCDMTQSKRSLSNLIVEHPDIPVTVKWLPKSCTSSSCFILSPPTPFCRAHLPQKDTTLVFQTETGEQYEANYLARYLRFGGGCWKRFPLDKELEAGDAVVFHLVEVTKFKVYIIRANASEVNLPVHLLELLGHVQQSVSGKPDSKQQTVDRREVNQREHNRRKSARLNPRNTEVSTVLLHEKMIFSNINSFEEFKSVMNELIQNQKLPYYAMHGYYELCCNQKEFLHARLSVLINPRLTNQVIIGVIRRIIFDIVNITDALTTCELSTFLHNYALWDESLKTYETLGMNVGFLLARLHHLEKVAVSSESAADRCRYEEACHENLRAKSEVRKLDLILAKLQTLKLKPRDETYRKAEISELEVMISGFGKFFLQYDAHIETLKLKVKTHELKFQEEVSSSWL